In Fusarium fujikuroi IMI 58289 draft genome, chromosome FFUJ_chr02, the genomic stretch TGATATCAAAGAAAGAACAGGCGCTGATGTTTTCCCCTACAGCGTCTTCTACATCTTCTTTGACCAATATCTTAGCATTGTACCGTTGACAGCTGTATTGTTGTGTGCCGCTGTTGGCATAATCTTTGCTGTTGCGACCGTCCTCTTGGGTTCATTACTCACGGCAGCTGTGGTCTCTGTCACAGTTGTGATGAGCGTTGTGGACATCATGGGTAGCATGGCACTGTTCAACGTGTCTCTGAATGCTGTTTCTCTGGTCAATCTCATCATTTGCGTTGGCATTTCTGTTGAATTCTGTGCTCATATCGCCCGCGCGTTCATGTATCCTTCTCGCACAGTGATGGAAGGCAATAGCAATGCCTTCCGTGGTCGCGATGCCAGGGCTTGGACTGCTCTTGTTAACGTCGGAGGATCTGTGTTTTCGGGCATCACCGTCACGAAGCTTCTTGGTGTCTCTGTACTCGCCTTCACGCGATCAAAGATCTTCGAGATCTATTACTTCCGAGTTTGGCTGTCTCTGGTCATTTTCGCTGCCCTCCACGCCCTAGTCTTTTTGCCCGTTGCGCTAAGCATCGCTGGCGGTCAGGGCTATGTCGACCCAGAGAGTGAAGGAACTGCTGCACAAGACTTGACCGACAGGAGATGGCGAGCTATCAGGATTAATGATAACAGTGACtcggaggaagaagagtcttAGTATGAGCGCCTCTTTATGCGACGCATAGTTCGGATATACCCTCGACGCGCAAGACGCTCTACAGGGAGCAGGGAAAGGGAAACTACGTTGCCAACTGTCCCAGAACAAGAtacagaggaggaagaaggtcaagacagCAACGGAGGACCTTCTGGAAGTTCCGGATCCAGGCTATCTCCGGAGCGGCGACCTCACAACAACGAAAGGCGCAACACGGCTTAAGCGATCTATTTTATGAACGAATTTGAAATCACCAAAATCAGAGTCGCCTGCTTGGAACCAGGTGTTTGTGTTGAAGTTGTCCCACATGCCAAAACGCGAGCGCAAGGAATAATCGGGCTTGATACCTTAAGCGTACTAAGGGCTTGTACGTGAGGCCTTGGTTTCATTTTTGAGTAGAGTCAGCGAATGGGTGAATTAACATACAAGCACGGTGCATTCCGGGGTGTTTAAAGgcgttgtcgttgttggtTTCATGTAGATGGTAACAGGGTCTACAGCGATCAGAACAGTTCTtctatataagtaataatacaaGCGTTTCATGAAATTGCATATTGACCCAATAACACAGTCCACCTTAGCATTCATGACATGTCTTAGTCTCATGACAACTATTCAATAGACAAGTATCATTTTTCAGTTTTCAGTGGCCTTGCTGTTTGAGTAGCTCTCGTTCTTTTTGTGTAGCTATGGCTATTTACTTTGACTAtgaataataaaattagatTACTAGAATTTGATAACGGTTGGAGCCATCCTCGGATGTTGGACCGAAGAATTTGTTAGAAACGGGAAGAAAATGTCATTGCGTAGCCCAAGTGTCCCgttggaaaagaaaaagagcttTAACAATAAGAGCTGGATGGCTACATATAATATGGGACTTTACTGGTGAGAACACGATTTGGGTCGCGTTCTGTCATAAATTATATATCAAAAGAGTGTATTATGCTTCTGCCCATAGAAATGAGTCGAGATATATACTTCAAGCCGCTCAAAAAGATATATTCCTTGTATGGAAGACGCGGGCTTCTTATCCAGCTTTCCCCGAGCGACCCATTCGCCCAGTCCTTATCACGACTTGATGATCGATGacaaattaaaaaaaaaagggtgCTGCCCTATTGCCATGATCTCTAGGGACTCTGCAATaggcttcatcaagaagaaggttggcATGCTGTACTCGCTTGGTTTTGATCAACAGCCCGCAGGTCACCGGGAAGGGCTATTAAGCGTAGAAAAATAGCCTTGACAGTAGATTTGAAGTCGGCTGTTGCTTCAGGGGGCTGCATACTTGTCAGAAAAGAGGGTCGCAAAAGTGAGTCACAGTAAAAACTTACAGGAGAAATGGTTTTGGTTGTGTCATCGTCCTGTTCTTGTTCCTCAACCACCTCGGTCTCAGCCTCCTTACTCTCAACCAACACTTGAATACAGTTTCCAGTTCCGTTGTCAGGAGTTGTATCAGGAGGCTGAGAGTGGGGAGGTGGAAGACCGGAATTTAAGGGAGGGGAGTCGGAGGGGGAGAGAGCAGCCCAAGTACAATAGTTGAAGTAGAGGAAGATCCGTTGGATCGATgctcttgttgttgattcGGCTGTTGTCCTGGTGGTTACTGGTCAGGCTTTACGTGTCTCCGAATAATGATCATTATCAACTTACCTGTCGCTGACATGTTGGGAGTTGGTTGGGGATAAAGCAGAGAAACGTCGATGGAGCGAGTGTGTGCAAGCGTAACTGGGGGTGACGAACATGAGAACTGACAGATATTTaaaagatggaagagaaaagaCAAGTAAGATGCGATAGCATGTCTTTATGTAGAGATTTAATATTTACCAATAACAGAGCAACCTCCTTTGCTGCCTTGACATGCAGCATATGCTCGTATTAACTTGAGAGAATGAAAGTGTGAGGATATAAAGCTTTCATAATTTCAACTCTATCCTTATTTCGCTGCCATGTCGAATCCATTGAGCTGCCCAACCGCCGAATCAGGCTCTAGAAAAAACCAGCTCAACTCAAAAACAGAAAGTATACACAGCACTGTCTTAGGCAGGCGGCAAAAAGGATGCAAAGAGACCCCCTTGGATCATGGCATACATGCTGATAAACACAACTACACCATAACCCAAATTCTGTCTCTGCTTGTCCACGAGACACGAAGCGACCCACCAGTACCACACAGGGTACGCAGATGAGATACGACTTATGATTTGGACGTGATAGTTTGTAATGGCCAACACGGCGAGAAGAGTTTGCACAGCGGCTAGAGTTCTTACGAGCAGCCTGCACTCTTCATCTGTGCCAGAAATCATGGCTCGAAGGCCTCGCGAAGGTTCTCGCACGACCTCTGTTCCTGACTTGATGAGGATCGTGAGCATGGGAGCTgcaaggaggaagagagggaTCTGATTGGGTGTCCAATATCTAAGGAAGCCAACGTTCCTATTTTTGTTAGTTTTCACCACCTAACTCGTCTGTGAGCACATACCAGTATTCTTCTTGAACGAAAGTGTAGATACTTGGGAGAGGGCGTGTACACCAGGGGCGTTGTTGTCCATTATCCTGGACATTACAATACCTCATCCACGCCAGAATCTGAGGCGCAACAAAACCAACTGCAACGAACAGCCCACCAATAATAGGTGCAACTAGCCTTAGAACTTTTGAGAAACTGAATCCGCCAAGAAGTGCTGTGAGGCCTTTGATGGCTTCCACCACAAAGAGAACGCCGCCAAAGAGTCCGTTGCTTCGAAACACGCAGGAAACCCCATATAACATCCCTGCTCCAATGACGGAAATACTGCGCCTCATTGAGTCAGGGCTGGATTTAAGACccaaagcaaaaagaaggttGCCCACAAAGGACAGGCATGCAAATGTGCTCTCTGCATACGGTGCTGAAAGGAAGAGGCCGCCAGGTGAAAGAATATGCACGGCGGCAGCCAAGTATGCAAGTTTCCGATCATTGCAGAGCACAATAGTGAGCTGGTACAGCGCCAGAACAGCAATAAGATGAGAAACGTGTGAGATGGCAATCGCAATAATGGCATCCCAGCCCTCCTCAAGTCCAAATAACACATTAATGCCACGTACAACGGCTGGCAGCCCAATGCCAAACGCCCACTCCTGCTCATACACTTTGCCCTTCACCGCATCGTGCATAAAATACAGCGCGTCCCATCTCGTCAGACGAGTAGCGAGAGCAGGAACAGGTGTCGTCGGGCCATGGacaatgttgaagaagagagaggttGAAGTATCGTAGTCTGGGCCTACAGACGCACCGAGAGCGATGGCCAGGAGAAGACCCTTCCAGGCAGAGAAGGCAGTTGTTAGAGACGATATTGGGTTTGTTTCGTGGTTAAGGAGACCCATCGTGAGTGGAGGGTTGAATGAGCGTGTGAAGTTGGTGTTGTGAGGTTGAGCTGAAGGGGTGTGCGTTGCGTGGGGTAAAATATAGTGACACGTTCGCTAATGAGACCCTGTAGAAGTGGTGAGATCAATACAGCACGACGGATGGCTTATGTGTATGAGAAGACCAGAGAACTATTTTGACTGAGAAATCAAATGCTCTGAATTCAGTATTGAAGCATGAAAAATGAAAACTTCGTCATCTGGTGGTGTTCAGCTCCTCTCATTCACTAGCAAGCTCTGGCAATTCTCATAAGTCACCACACATTCATCAATTATCACCAACCTCACTTATACACTACATGTATGCACCTCAATTaatatcaacatcaacaaaaaTGTCAGCAGAACATGCTACAGGAAACTCGTCTCGCCTCAGACCAGGAGAATTTCCACCACTGGTAACCATTTCTCCTCTTATCTCACCTCATAAACTCACAATCATCGTCCTTCACGGCCGTGGCTTCAACGCACAGAAGTTCCACTCACCTCTTCTTGCATCTCCGTCTCCCGATCCATCAATATCATTTCATCAATCACTCCCGCATGCTCGCTTCGTGTTCCCGACCGCGCCTCTTGCTCGGGCGACCAAGTATCGCCGTTCACTTATTCATCAGTGGTATGAAGGAACCGGTGACTGGGAACCCGAGGCGCGTGGGAACATGCGACCAAGCATTGAGTATATCCATAATTTATTGAAAGACGAAATAGAAAGGTTGAGGGGTGATGCAGGAAAAGTAGTGTTGATTGGTTTCAGCCAAGGCGGTGCAATGGCATTGATGAGTTGGTTGCTTTGGGAGGGCCAGAGTCTGGGCGCGGTGGTTATAATGAGTGGCTTCATGCCCTTGGCGGAGACTTTAATGGCAGACgagacagatgatgatgcctcAGAAGACGGATTGTTCGAAAGGGATAGTGAAGAGGAAGCAAAAACTCCACTGCAAAGGGCAATCGACGAGCTtcgtgaagaagcagagcttGATCCTACACCACTAACAACATCTTTCCCTTTCCTGAAAACTTCTGTGTTCGTGGGACATGGTAAAAAggacgaggatgttgagTATTGTCACGGACTAAGTGCCGCCAAATGCCTGGAGCGGATGGGGGCAAAAGTCGAGTTAAAGACTTACCCAGTCTTGAAGCATTGGTACTGTCCTGAAGAACTTGGACACACAACACAATTCATAAATCAACAGCTAGGCCTATAACCAGCCAAAATCACAGAGAGGCCCTTTAGATTTGATTACTCATAAATTCATGATATTCCGCTTATGGAGGCATTTTAGATACACAACACCAGACCCTTTTATCCAATCCTTTTCAACCAGTCATTAAATCTTCTCACCATCGAGAATAACCTTGGCCTCATCTGAAGTCCACCAACTCACACCCTTCTCACCAGGGTAGCTAAATCGATCCATGCTCTCAGGCTTCATCTCGACACTGTAGCCAGGTTCCACAGGAGTGGTGTAGTAACCGTCCTTGATAACAGAAGGGTGGAAGAAGTGCTCGTGGAGGTGGTCCACGTACTCAAGAACAGACAGCTTTCCAGAGACAACGACATAGTCAATGGTGCTCAGGTGCTGTGTGTACTCAGGAAGGCCAACACCACCGGAGTGAGGAACAATAGGCACACCAAACTTCTTGGCCATGAGGAGGACAGCAAGGACCTCGTTGACACCGCCCATACGGCAGGCGTCGATCTGACACACATCGATGGCACCGGTCTGGAGGAGTTGCTTGAAGATGACACGGTTCTGGCACATCTCACCAGTAGCGACACCAATCCCATAAGGCTTAAGGGCATCGCGAACAGCCTTGTGACCGAGGACATCATCGGGGGATGTGGGCTCCTCAATGAACCAAGGCTTGAAGTCGGCGAGCTGCTTCATGTACTCAATGGCCTCGGGAACAGACCAAACCTGGTTGGCATCTGTCATGAGCACATTGCCCTTGTCGTAACCAATGACCTCACGAGCAATGCCTAGACGCTTGCGGTCGCGCTCAATGTCACCAccaaccttgaccttgaagtGTCTGTATCCAGCGTTGAGTGTCTCTTGAAGCAGACTCTTCATCTTATCCTCCCCGTATCCAAGCCAGCCAGCGCTCGTTGTGTAAGCGGGCACAGCGCGGTTGTTGAGAGCCTCTTCGAGTCGCTTAGCCTTGGTAGACTCCTGCTCCTTAAGCATAGCGACAGCCTCCTCGGGAGTAATAGCATCTGTGATGTAACGGAAGTCAATGCAGCTGACGAACTCCTCGGGGCTCATGTCAGCGACGATGCGCCAGACGGGCTTGTTGAGGGTCTTGGCCCAGAGATCCCAGACAGCGTTGACGACGGCACCGAGAGCGAGGTGGATGACACCCTTCTCGGGACCGATCCATCGGAGCTGActgtcgttgacgagatGTCGCCATGTCTGGCCCCAGTTTGCGACGAGGGATGAGAGTGTCCTGCCCTTAAGACGCTCGGCGACGTGGTTGATGGCAGCGCAGACGATGTCGTTTCCACGGCCGATGGTGAAGGTCTATACAAAGTCAGCTACAATTGAGACAGCTTCTGGAGCAATTGAGTACTGACCATTCCGTGACCGGTGTATTCAGAGTCTGTCTCGAGGATGCAGTAGGCGGAGGAGTAGTTGCCAGCAGCGTTCATGGCATCGGAGCCAGTTCCGTCGAGAGAAGTCGGAAAGCGAACATCGCGAGTCTTCCAGCCTGTAATTGTGATTTCACCCATGATTGCAGTTTATTTGTGTATTTGTTCGAAGTTGTAGGTAATTGTCGAGTATGAGAGAGCTCAGTGAAGCATGAGGGACACACTTGAGGTGGGGTGAGTTCCGAACGCGGGGAGAAGGGGAGGTTTCAATGGTGCGCGAGGAGTTATGATGAGAGGATCACaacgagaaagaagaggaagaaataTAGAATCGTCAAGATTATAATGAATCAATTGAGGCTAAATAGACATTGAAGCTGGGAACGTCAAGCTTTATAGCTTCTCCCTTTTGCTGGTCCCTTTTTTCCCCTCCTCCCGCAGACTCTCTCATGAGACCTCATCCATTGTCACGATGTGGGGTAGCAGAAGAGTCGAGATGCCATGACGACCAATTCCTCAGCGTCTGATTGATGGAATAACGGGATCCGCTCACTGGAAACCCCCATGAAAGTGAATTTGTATATCATGAGAAGCTATCCGCCGGCATATTCTTGCCGATAAATATGCTTGGGTTTGGAGAGAGGAGAGTTGTTGATTTGGGGGTGGGTTTGGGGGGAGCATCTGTTAAGAGGGTATCACAAAGGACTTGATCTACAGTTAGGTCCTGGTGTTGCAAGAAGTACTCATGATTCAGGGCCTAAGAGCAGGAGACCCCCGCTACCCGCCCCCGCGCAGCAACTAACCTGGGCTGCTATGAACTATGAATGGTCTCGGTCTTCCCCCCGCAGGCAGAATATCCATTATAAAGAGCACGTCCAAGCTATGGGTACTAAGGCGGGCAGGCATTCAATGTGCTCCATCTCTTCTAGTGGAGGTGAGACTGGCTTGAGGGGAAAATAAACCTCGTGACTGAAGTTTATGCCAATGGAAGTTTTAGTGCCCTCGCCAAAAGAATTCcatttaaattattatccGACGTTGAGTTTTGACCCCACGATGTATCCCCGCGATCCGATCCGAGTACCCCTCACTAACATGGGATCCAACGCGCACAGAGAAAGTCTGTTAGCATGGAAGTCAGTTTAACTAAAGTAGCTATTCATTAATTAAATTCCTCAAACTCGTTGAAAATATCCGACGGATAATTAAGCTTGTTTAAAATGATAAATATGGGCTTTTGAGATTTTAGAAATCCAATCCTTCTTATATCATGCCATGTCTTGACCGTTTCTTCTAGGTGTACGAGATATATTTCACTTTCCCAACCACCTGAGTAAATTAACTGCATACAGTATGCGTCACCGTCCGTCGATTATATACGCACTGTACTTATTTGACTTTCAACTCTGAGGAAGCCTCCCCTCGTTTATTCTGTTGTAAAGACAAAGGTTCTTCATAAAAGGAACCGCCGACGGCCTTATTCTACTCCCTAACGCTCAGTATCTTGTTGATCTATGACGATTAGGATATTCAAGACCGAAGAGAAATATTTGCGTCCACAACAAATTATTtgtcaaaaagaaaaaaaaaagtgtGCGAAGAGAGGCAGCCTGCTTGCTTCTACCACagccagcacagcacagcacccTCATGCATATCTAACTCGCGTACATGAACTTATTTTACTCACAATGACATTGCCACAACTGATGATCCGGATGGCTTTAGAACAACAGCCCATCGACAAGAGACACgtctttttgcttctgccCCTCTCAAATGAGTAAATGGGCTCAGACCTCAGTAAGGATCTTTGATCGATAGAGGCACACATGACATGACATCAACTCAAGCTAGATTCAATCACACGCGACGCGGCAGGGCCATACGGATAACAACCGTTTTGGCACTAGGAAGTAACCTAGTGCGAAGCCTGAGCCTGTGAGGGTGTTGCGGCACCTGTAAGGCGTTTCTACAGCGCACTCAAGAATGTCTCTCTAGTCGGGTCGGGTGACAGGGCCAGACAGGGAAGGGGAAGGGTCCTGATTATCAGTTGCTGCAGCGTGTGGGCTTCACCGCTGCGGAGGCGGGTTGGGTGGTCCGAGGTTGTTCTCGTCAGATTCTGGAAGGGTTAGAGTCGAGAGTCGAGAGGGTGAATCTTGTTTTGGTGCAGACGAC encodes the following:
- a CDS encoding probable GPI mannosyltransferase 2; amino-acid sequence: MGLLNHETNPISSLTTAFSAWKGLLLAIALGASVGPDYDTSTSLFFNIVHGPTTPVPALATRLTRWDALYFMHDAVKGKVYEQEWAFGIGLPAVVRGINVLFGLEEGWDAIIAIAISHVSHLIAVLALYQLTIVLCNDRKLAYLAAAVHILSPGGLFLSAPYAESTFACLSFVGNLLFALGLKSSPDSMRRSISVIGAGMLYGVSCVFRSNGLFGGVLFVVEAIKGLTALLGGFSFSKVLRLVAPIIGGLFVAVGFVAPQILAWMRYCNVQDNGQQRPWCTRPLPSIYTFVQEEYWNVGFLRYWTPNQIPLFLLAAPMLTILIKSGTEVVREPSRGLRAMISGTDEECRLLVRTLAAVQTLLAVLAITNYHVQIISRISSAYPVWYWWVASCLVDKQRQNLGYGVVVFISMYAMIQGGLFASFLPPA
- a CDS encoding related to several esterases, which codes for MSAEHATGNSSRLRPGEFPPLVTISPLISPHKLTIIVLHGRGFNAQKFHSPLLASPSPDPSISFHQSLPHARFVFPTAPLARATKYRRSLIHQWYEGTGDWEPEARGNMRPSIEYIHNLLKDEIERLRGDAGKVVLIGFSQGGAMALMSWLLWEGQSLGAVVIMSGFMPLAETLMADETDDDASEDGLFERDSEEEAKTPLQRAIDELREEAELDPTPLTTSFPFLKTSVFVGHGKKDEDVEYCHGLSAAKCLERMGAKVELKTYPVLKHWYCPEELGHTTQFINQQLGL
- a CDS encoding probable L-alanine-DL-glutamate epimerase and related enzymes of enolase superfamily → MGEITITGWKTRDVRFPTSLDGTGSDAMNAAGNYSSAYCILETDSEYTGHGMTFTIGRGNDIVCAAINHVAERLKGRTLSSLVANWGQTWRHLVNDSQLRWIGPEKGVIHLALGAVVNAVWDLWAKTLNKPVWRIVADMSPEEFVSCIDFRYITDAITPEEAVAMLKEQESTKAKRLEEALNNRAVPAYTTSAGWLGYGEDKMKSLLQETLNAGYRHFKVKVGGDIERDRKRLGIAREVIGYDKGNVLMTDANQVWSVPEAIEYMKQLADFKPWFIEEPTSPDDVLGHKAVRDALKPYGIGVATGEMCQNRVIFKQLLQTGAIDVCQIDACRMGGVNEVLAVLLMAKKFGVPIVPHSGGVGLPEYTQHLSTIDYVVVSGKLSVLEYVDHLHEHFFHPSVIKDGYYTTPVEPGYSVEMKPESMDRFSYPGEKGVSWWTSDEAKVILDGEKI